The DNA window GATTATACTTAATGTCCGGTGCATAAATTCCAGCACTTACACCGGCAGTTTCCACTTTTAGTTGAGATGTTCTGTCGAGTACATGCCCTATTTGTTTCCAATTAACCAAATCATTGGAATGAAAAATAGGAATTCCTGGAAACATAGAGAAAGAAGAATTAACCAAATAATAATCATTCCCTTTACGGGTTATACTTGGATCAGGATAGCAACCTTGCAAAATCGGATTATAAAACTCGTCATCGCCCAATGGATTTTCTCTATATACATCATCATCGCCCTGATAGACAAACTGTGTAAACGTCGGATTATTTTTCGACTTAACCTGTGAGCTCTTCTTCTTTACACCTGATTGCGCTGAACCAGTTTGGCATAAAGAGAAAACAGCCATAAACACAAATAAAAAACTAAATTTAATTTTAGATGTTTTCATTATAAAAAAGTATTAATTAGATATATCAAATTCATTTGAATTTCGGTATTAAGATGCGGAAGCCTGTTGTTTTAAACATCAAAACAAAGTATTGCAAAAATATAAAGATGGCTAAAGTCTAAACAATAAAAATGTATCCTATGCTTTTGATTACGTAACAACAGGTATAGATATAATGCAAAAATGTTTCATTTTTAGATTTAACTATTTTATTAGCAGATTTATGAAGATTATTTTGATGCTGCATACATATTTGAAGTTCTAATAAAACAAAAGTTCTTTATTGGTGGATTATTTATTTTAGTCTATAGAAATTAGTAAGCACTCGGCCGAGGGCTTATGGGTTCTCTATCCAGGGCTTATGGGTTCTCGAATGCAGGCTTATGGGTTCATGGACGTAGGCTTACTTATAGTTCATTATAATTTCTAAATATCCACCTATATACCTGATAATGTGAGCTATTAAACATTCTAGCAAAATTCAATTTTATAATAACGGTGAACACCCATATAATGTTATGGAATGTAGAACTTGTAGCAGATAACCCAAATTTGTAGCAGATAAATGTATTTTTGTAGCAGATGTTTTTTTATCTACCACCGGTCAAGAAGACTTCCAGCAAGGCTTTTCAGCAATATTAGTAGCAGATGGGCAGATGTTTTTATAAAATTGCATAAAATAACCCTGCACTATTTTTAGAAATAGTGCAGGGCATAGAGAGAAATATTATTCAAAAAAAACTAATTCATATCATTACCTTTCAGGTTTGGATTATTGTTCAACTCAGACTGAGGGAAAGGAAAATACATAGCCTTTTCTGCCCATCCTAAAGTTTTCAATGGTTCAAGCCATTTGGCATCAGCCATACCCCAGCGGAGTAAATCGAAATAGCGCAAATACTCACCACAGAATTCAACATAACGTTCATGTTCAATAATATTCTTTATGCTATTCATGGCAACACCATTGATAACTTTACCACTTGATAATAACGCATCAACATTAGGAATTGTACCAGGAGAGTGTTGATACCATAAATGTGGTTGTTCAGATGGAACTACTTTATTAGCTCTATCTCTAACTTGCTGAATATAATATTTAGGGCCAGTAGGATCTGTAATAGCCTTACTATCATTACCAGTCTCACTTAAACACTCTGCATACATTAATAATACATCTGAATAACGCATCAAACGAGTATTAATATCATCATCAATATCAGCAATCTGGTAATCAGGACATTCCTTTCTGGTACCATAAAGATCATTATCTGAAGACAAATGCGCCATCATATAATTCCAATCAGCAACATTACCTGATAATTCAGTATATTTGGCTCCGTCAGGACACCATAGAGTCATGTATCTTCTAGGGTCACCATCTTCAAATTCATCATAAGTCTTTTTGTTTGGAGCGATATTCCACCAAGAACTACCAGTTCCGTCAGGAACTCCAATTTCCTGCCATTTCCAGGAATCAGAATTATCTCCACCCAACCAGTTTGTACCATTGAACATCTGGACTTCAAAAACAGATTCATCATTATTTTCGTAATCTCCACCCAAACCATTAGCTCTAAAATTATCCATAAGCTTATATTCTTTACTATCTATAACAGCTTTCAATAAAGGAGCTGCTTTATCAAATTCTGCAGCTTTTCCTTTCTCGAGAATAGGACGATACATATATGCTTTTGCTAAATATGCTTGCGCTGTACCTTTGGTAGCGCGCCCTTTGTTTGCCACATTAGCATAAAGTTCACTACGCAATGGTAAAAGTTCAGAAGCTTTTGTAAAATCATTAATAATCAAAGCATATATTTCACCGGGCTTTGAGTTAGTAGGATAATAATCTGATTGATTTTGTGCCGGATGATCAACCAATGGAATTGTTTCCCCAAAGAGAGCACAAAGATGCATATAATGTAAACCTCTCAAGAAATAAGCCTCACCTAGCAATCTATTTTTAATAGTTTCTGATATTTCCCCACTAAAATTACTTATTTTTTCAATGGCTGTATTAGATGCGTAAACACCTTCAAAGTACCCTTTCCATCCAGAGGTAATATTTCCTTGACTAGGAGGAGTGCTATATGTATCAGGATAAAGTTCTTCACCTACACATTTAAAAGTATGTTCGAAATCATCTCCAGGAAGTATCATATAATAATATGCCCCACGACCATAACCACCTTCAACACCATTAAAACTGATTAAGCACTGATAAGCCGGTATTACAGCAAGTTCTAATTGTGCTGCTGTTTTGTAATATGTATCAACAGATAACTGCGAAGGATTATTCAAGTCCATATCGGGCACACAGCTACTTAAAATTGCTGCAGAACTGCACAATAAGCAGAATTTTGATATTTTTTTCATTGTATTTTTAATTTAAAGATTCAACCTTTAGAACGACAATTGAGCACCCACGAAAAATTCTCTTGAGTTAGGGAATGTAGGATCCCATGAACTAGAACCATCAACACCTCTTGTTAAGTTTGTTCCGCCTGTATCCTGGTCACCAACTTCTGGGTCAAAGCCTGAATATTTAGTTAAGGTTATCAAGTTTTTGCCACCAATATACACTCTAAGATTATTAATATTCAATTTCTTAGTTACACTTTGAGGAAGTGTATAGCCAATAGTCAAGGCTTTCAGTCTTAAATAAGATCCATCTTCTACATAACGTTTTGAATTACGCATGTTCTGATTTGGATCACCTATAACAGCTCTTGGCATATCTGTATTTGTATTCTTAGGATAAATGGTGGTTACTCCTGAAATTGGGTTGACAAATTTCAGATCCTCTGCACGATAACGATCCAATGTACTTGAGAAGCAGTTGTAATAGTGATACATACCCTCGCCAAAATAGCGGGTTTTATTATAAATATCATTACCATAAGATCCTTGCCAAATCATCGCCATATCGAATATACCAAAAGCGGTCCG is part of the uncultured Bacteroides sp. genome and encodes:
- a CDS encoding RagB/SusD family nutrient uptake outer membrane protein, coding for MKKISKFCLLCSSAAILSSCVPDMDLNNPSQLSVDTYYKTAAQLELAVIPAYQCLISFNGVEGGYGRGAYYYMILPGDDFEHTFKCVGEELYPDTYSTPPSQGNITSGWKGYFEGVYASNTAIEKISNFSGEISETIKNRLLGEAYFLRGLHYMHLCALFGETIPLVDHPAQNQSDYYPTNSKPGEIYALIINDFTKASELLPLRSELYANVANKGRATKGTAQAYLAKAYMYRPILEKGKAAEFDKAAPLLKAVIDSKEYKLMDNFRANGLGGDYENNDESVFEVQMFNGTNWLGGDNSDSWKWQEIGVPDGTGSSWWNIAPNKKTYDEFEDGDPRRYMTLWCPDGAKYTELSGNVADWNYMMAHLSSDNDLYGTRKECPDYQIADIDDDINTRLMRYSDVLLMYAECLSETGNDSKAITDPTGPKYYIQQVRDRANKVVPSEQPHLWYQHSPGTIPNVDALLSSGKVINGVAMNSIKNIIEHERYVEFCGEYLRYFDLLRWGMADAKWLEPLKTLGWAEKAMYFPFPQSELNNNPNLKGNDMN